Proteins encoded by one window of Roseibium sp. Sym1:
- a CDS encoding NAD(P)/FAD-dependent oxidoreductase — protein sequence MLTALDLLTANDTPGQHAPSYYATTANWTTTHPPLEGPRSCSVCIVGGGYTGLSAALHLAERGLDVILLEANRIGWGASGRNGGQVGSGQRVEQTVLEERHGKSHARLLWDLAEDSKSLVKSLIARNEIDCDYTPGILHADHRKSFVTESRDYVEHLRLVYGYEHIRFIGGDEIGNHVGSPRYHGGSLDMGAGHLHPLNFALGIGRAADAAGAKLFEETRVTGIEGKGTGRVTVKTERGEVRADHLILACNGYLGRLDRETAAHVMPINNFIVATEPLSECEARTIIPNNAAVADSKFVINYFRLSADRRLLFGGGENYGYRFPEDIKAFVRSPMLEIFPQLEDVAVDYGWGGTLAITPKRMPYFARLAPNMLTASGYSGHGVAMATLGGQLLAEAVAGTAGRFDVFEKLDIPAFPGGDRLRFPLLVLAMTWFSLRDRLGF from the coding sequence ATGCTGACTGCGCTTGATCTCCTGACAGCCAATGACACCCCGGGCCAGCATGCTCCGTCCTATTATGCCACGACAGCGAACTGGACAACAACGCATCCGCCGCTGGAAGGGCCGCGAAGCTGCAGCGTCTGCATTGTCGGAGGTGGATATACCGGGCTTTCCGCCGCCCTGCACCTGGCCGAACGGGGACTGGATGTCATTTTGCTGGAGGCGAACCGGATCGGCTGGGGAGCGTCCGGACGCAATGGAGGCCAGGTCGGCTCGGGGCAGAGGGTCGAACAGACTGTTCTGGAAGAGCGCCACGGCAAGTCCCACGCAAGGTTGCTCTGGGATCTTGCCGAAGACTCCAAGTCCCTGGTCAAGAGCCTGATCGCAAGGAACGAGATCGATTGCGACTACACCCCCGGCATCCTCCATGCCGACCACCGCAAGAGCTTCGTCACCGAAAGCCGCGACTACGTGGAACATCTCAGGCTCGTCTACGGCTATGAGCACATCCGTTTCATCGGCGGCGACGAGATCGGCAACCACGTCGGCAGCCCGCGCTACCATGGCGGTTCACTCGACATGGGGGCCGGTCATCTGCATCCGCTCAATTTTGCGCTCGGTATCGGACGGGCCGCGGATGCCGCCGGCGCCAAGCTGTTCGAGGAGACAAGGGTCACCGGGATTGAAGGCAAGGGCACGGGGCGCGTCACCGTGAAGACGGAACGCGGCGAGGTCCGCGCCGATCATCTGATCCTGGCCTGCAACGGTTACCTCGGCCGGCTTGACCGCGAGACGGCCGCACATGTCATGCCGATAAACAATTTCATCGTCGCAACCGAACCCCTTTCGGAATGCGAGGCGAGGACGATCATTCCGAACAATGCCGCCGTCGCCGACAGCAAGTTCGTGATCAACTACTTCCGGCTGTCCGCCGACCGGCGTCTGCTCTTCGGGGGAGGCGAGAACTACGGATATCGCTTTCCGGAAGACATCAAGGCCTTTGTCCGCTCACCGATGCTGGAGATCTTTCCGCAGCTGGAAGACGTTGCGGTCGATTATGGCTGGGGCGGTACGCTGGCGATCACGCCCAAGCGCATGCCTTATTTCGCGCGGCTCGCCCCCAACATGCTGACAGCCTCGGGCTATTCCGGACACGGCGTCGCCATGGCGACGCTCGGCGGCCAGCTCCTGGCGGAAGCGGTTGCCGGAACGGCCGGCCGGTTCGATGTTTTTGAAAAGCTGGATATACCCGCGTTTCCCGGTGGCGACAGATTGCGGTTCCCGTTGCTTGTTCTGGCCATGACGTGGTTTTCCCTGCGCGACAGGCTGGGGTTCTGA
- a CDS encoding fatty acid cis/trans isomerase, with protein sequence MTPCTGLSFGSWLKRLRQTTVWRRPAVLPAVSLVLATAAAAQEAAPPIQDVLNKRCVVCHGCYDAPCQLKLSSPDGWARGASKQKVYDSSRLEDAPMTRLGIDARSVPAWRQKDFFSVTDNAGGQSVLEKLLRAGRDTPFKLGAPLPDSIDISTLRKNVCPAHDGVKEYLGDHAQGGMPFAMAPLPDVDFQNLITWAAAGAPEPPAPPELPEDVTRQVDTFEAFLNDDALRARLVARYLYEHLFLAHLHLEKDDPRRFFRLIRSRTPSGEPPEQIATRRPFDAPGGPFFYRLVPLTGTILHKEHMIYEIGPRRLDRYRQLFLDDTWTLDALPAYSTAAGGNPLSTFRAIPARSRYGFLLDDALYFVRSFIRGPVCYGQVAVNVIEDRFWVSFLDPDADLSVTDPAYLERAIPILELPVAISESKVSDRLKSFLQLGPVKYQAFRQSRYARKYAAEGGPDYSDIWNGEGHNSDARLTIYRNFSSASVTTGFTGSVPETAWVIDFPLFERIYYNLVAGFDVFGNVEHQLTTRIYMDSLRREGERIFLSFLPPDQREQLHESWYQGPLVSLVDLWKESALDQTSPSGIAFQSSDPKAEFLTHLLAIDPELWPGTDPINRCRGDACAPADTIAGRLRPLTVTPAPFAKFLPDIALLLVETTDGDEIFSLVHDQAHSNVAFIFNEDLRRQPEEDRLTIVPGQFSSYPNFVFRVPEDRVDAFVAAVRQIRTQDDYLAVIKVFGIRRTDEDFWSIYDRIQAGLNAQDAVEAGLLDLNRYRDPKALDPIERLFEFTFKVE encoded by the coding sequence ATGACCCCGTGCACAGGCCTGTCGTTCGGTTCGTGGCTGAAGCGTCTCCGCCAGACAACCGTCTGGCGCCGGCCGGCAGTGTTGCCCGCTGTCTCGCTGGTGCTGGCAACGGCCGCAGCTGCGCAGGAAGCGGCACCACCGATCCAGGACGTCCTGAACAAGCGCTGCGTTGTCTGCCATGGCTGTTATGACGCCCCCTGCCAGCTGAAACTGTCGTCACCGGACGGCTGGGCGCGCGGGGCAAGCAAGCAGAAGGTCTACGATTCCTCACGGCTGGAGGACGCCCCGATGACGCGGCTCGGCATCGATGCGAGGTCCGTGCCCGCGTGGCGGCAGAAGGACTTCTTTTCCGTGACCGACAACGCCGGCGGCCAGTCGGTTCTCGAGAAGCTTTTGCGGGCCGGACGCGATACGCCCTTCAAGCTCGGCGCGCCGCTTCCGGACAGCATCGACATCTCGACGCTGCGCAAGAATGTCTGTCCGGCGCATGACGGCGTCAAGGAATACCTGGGAGATCATGCCCAGGGCGGAATGCCCTTTGCCATGGCGCCGTTGCCGGATGTCGATTTTCAGAATCTCATCACCTGGGCCGCGGCAGGGGCGCCCGAACCACCCGCTCCGCCGGAGCTGCCGGAAGACGTCACGCGGCAGGTCGACACATTCGAAGCCTTCCTGAACGACGACGCGCTCAGGGCCCGGCTGGTGGCGCGGTATCTTTACGAGCACCTGTTCCTGGCCCACCTGCATCTGGAAAAGGACGATCCCAGGCGGTTTTTCCGGCTGATCCGCTCGCGAACACCCTCCGGAGAGCCACCGGAACAAATCGCGACGCGGCGGCCGTTCGACGCTCCTGGCGGGCCATTCTTCTACCGGCTCGTGCCGCTCACAGGCACGATCCTGCACAAGGAGCACATGATCTACGAGATCGGGCCACGGCGGCTCGACCGGTACCGGCAGCTGTTCCTGGATGACACCTGGACCCTTGACGCACTGCCCGCCTATTCGACCGCCGCGGGCGGCAATCCTCTGTCGACGTTCCGGGCGATTCCGGCGCGCAGCCGTTACGGCTTTCTCCTCGACGACGCACTCTACTTCGTGCGCTCGTTCATCCGGGGTCCGGTCTGTTACGGCCAGGTGGCCGTCAACGTGATCGAGGACCGGTTTTGGGTGTCCTTCCTGGATCCGGACGCGGATCTGTCTGTCACCGATCCCGCTTATCTTGAACGGGCCATTCCTATTCTCGAATTGCCGGTGGCGATATCCGAGAGCAAGGTCAGCGATCGCCTGAAGAGTTTCCTCCAGCTCGGTCCGGTCAAATACCAGGCGTTCCGGCAATCGCGATACGCCCGCAAATATGCCGCCGAAGGTGGGCCGGACTATTCGGATATCTGGAATGGCGAGGGGCACAATTCCGATGCCCGGCTGACCATCTACCGGAACTTTTCCTCCGCGTCGGTGACGACCGGGTTCACCGGCTCCGTTCCGGAGACCGCCTGGGTGATCGATTTCCCGCTGTTCGAGCGGATCTACTACAATCTTGTGGCCGGTTTCGATGTCTTCGGCAATGTCGAGCATCAGCTGACGACGCGTATCTACATGGACAGCCTGCGCCGGGAAGGCGAGCGGATTTTCCTGTCCTTTCTGCCACCCGATCAGCGCGAGCAGCTCCATGAAAGCTGGTATCAGGGACCGCTGGTCAGTCTTGTCGATCTCTGGAAGGAAAGTGCCCTCGACCAGACATCTCCGTCTGGCATTGCCTTTCAGAGCAGTGATCCGAAGGCAGAGTTCCTGACCCATCTGCTTGCAATCGATCCGGAACTCTGGCCGGGCACGGATCCCATCAACCGTTGCAGGGGCGACGCCTGCGCGCCCGCAGACACGATCGCCGGACGGCTGCGCCCGCTCACCGTGACGCCCGCCCCGTTCGCAAAGTTCCTGCCGGACATCGCCTTGCTCCTGGTCGAAACCACCGACGGTGACGAGATCTTCTCTCTGGTGCATGACCAGGCACACTCGAATGTCGCCTTCATCTTCAACGAGGACCTGCGCCGGCAGCCAGAAGAGGACAGGCTGACCATCGTTCCCGGACAGTTCAGCAGCTATCCGAACTTCGTCTTCCGGGTTCCGGAAGACCGGGTTGACGCGTTTGTCGCCGCGGTCCGGCAGATCAGGACCCAGGACGATTATCTCGCTGTCATCAAGGTCTTTGGCATTCGCAGGACAGATGAGGACTTCTGGTCGATCTATGACCGGATCCAGGCCGGCCTCAACGCCCAGGACGCTGTCGAGGCCGGGCTTCTTGATCTCAACCGCTACCGGGACCCCAAGGCCCTGGATCCGATCGAACGCCTTTTCGAATTCACCTTCAAGGTGGAATGA
- a CDS encoding NAD(P)/FAD-dependent oxidoreductase produces MLQTRNEPRRTVGSFWEASVPPPKQDRQLIGNAMFEVAVIGAGFAGLSAALKLAQAGVSVCVLEAEHVGYGASGRNGGFCCLGGTKLDERQLIRKFGLEEARKFVAYQVAGINLVAQRLDSWGVGADRHSKGEIYLAHRPKDVAALREEAGFLKENFGIKARMLSREDLQAEGYGGPGFHGGMHMPYGFALNPMAYIQALADHVRRAGGKIFGKTPVTGLTRDGDRWNLETEHGFVRARKVVLAANGYANENVPRWLHGRTLPVMSSVQVTRPLSEAELSAQGWTSETMAADTRTLLHYFRLLPDRRFLFGTRGGIFESPSALAAMQKRARADFSTMFPAWAGIEPDYSWHGHVCLSRSLTPFVGEVPGLDGVYAAMGWHGSGIAMASISGEKVAGLITGKFRQQDLPAPLQRPFRKFPLPALRKLYLQGAYWWYGWRDR; encoded by the coding sequence GTGTTGCAGACCCGTAACGAACCGCGCCGGACCGTCGGCAGCTTTTGGGAAGCGAGTGTCCCGCCGCCGAAACAGGACAGGCAGCTGATCGGCAATGCCATGTTCGAGGTTGCCGTCATCGGCGCCGGGTTTGCGGGACTGAGCGCGGCGCTCAAGCTGGCGCAGGCAGGCGTGTCCGTCTGCGTTCTGGAAGCCGAGCATGTCGGCTACGGCGCTTCCGGGCGCAATGGCGGTTTCTGCTGTCTTGGCGGAACCAAGCTCGATGAGCGACAGCTGATCCGGAAATTCGGCCTCGAGGAGGCCCGCAAGTTTGTCGCCTACCAGGTGGCCGGGATCAATCTGGTCGCCCAGAGGCTGGACAGCTGGGGCGTCGGGGCGGACCGCCACTCGAAAGGTGAGATCTACCTGGCCCACCGGCCGAAGGATGTTGCAGCGCTCCGCGAGGAAGCCGGCTTTCTGAAGGAAAATTTCGGTATCAAGGCCCGGATGCTGTCACGCGAAGACCTTCAGGCGGAAGGCTATGGCGGTCCGGGATTCCATGGTGGCATGCACATGCCCTATGGCTTTGCGCTCAATCCCATGGCCTACATCCAGGCGCTTGCCGACCACGTGCGCCGGGCAGGGGGCAAGATCTTTGGCAAAACGCCGGTTACCGGGCTGACCCGGGACGGTGACCGCTGGAACCTTGAAACGGAACACGGTTTCGTGCGGGCAAGAAAGGTCGTGCTCGCAGCCAACGGCTATGCAAACGAGAATGTGCCGAGGTGGCTGCACGGACGCACGCTGCCGGTGATGTCATCCGTTCAGGTGACCCGTCCCCTGAGCGAGGCGGAGCTTTCGGCTCAGGGATGGACATCGGAGACGATGGCGGCCGACACCAGAACCCTGCTGCATTACTTCCGTCTGCTGCCCGACCGCCGTTTCCTGTTCGGGACACGCGGAGGCATATTCGAAAGCCCGTCGGCGCTGGCAGCGATGCAAAAGCGCGCGCGTGCGGATTTCAGCACGATGTTCCCGGCCTGGGCGGGTATCGAACCGGACTACAGCTGGCACGGCCATGTCTGCCTGTCCCGGTCGCTGACCCCGTTTGTCGGCGAAGTGCCGGGCCTTGACGGTGTCTATGCGGCCATGGGCTGGCACGGCAGCGGTATCGCCATGGCGTCGATCTCGGGTGAAAAGGTCGCGGGCCTGATCACCGGCAAGTTTCGCCAGCAGGACCTGCCCGCACCGTTGCAAAGGCCTTTCCGGAAATTTCCGTTGCCGGCTCTGCGCAAGCTTTATCTCCAGGGGGCCTATTGGTGGTATGGCTGGCGGGATCGCTGA
- a CDS encoding mandelate racemase/muconate lactonizing enzyme family protein, with translation MRLDQIETFVVGNPPPRHGGRYFIFVKLVTSSGITGYGEIYNATFGPHLVAEMAKDVFHRQFKGEDPHHIEKLWHKTYGAGFTQRPDVSVMGVLSGLEMACWDIIGKAAGKPVYELLGGRVHERLRSYTYLYPAEGDVYPDPSKPNVYNDATIAAEAAALAVAKGFTAVKFDPAGAYTIYDGHQPNLEDLERSEAFCREIRAAVGAKADMLFGTHGQFTVSGAKRMARRLEAYDPLWFEEPIPPERPEDMAEVARYTSIPVATGERLCTKYEFARILETGAASILQMNLGRVGGLLEGKKIAGMAECHSAQIAPHLYCGPLVALANIQLATCSPNFLVLESIRTFDGFYAELLTTPIRWEDGYVIPSREPGLGHDLNEDVARAHPYEGNDLHLGFQESPAPPL, from the coding sequence ATGAGACTCGACCAAATCGAGACCTTCGTCGTCGGCAACCCGCCGCCCCGTCATGGCGGACGCTATTTCATCTTCGTCAAGCTGGTGACCTCCAGCGGGATCACCGGCTATGGCGAGATCTACAACGCCACCTTCGGTCCGCATCTGGTGGCCGAGATGGCGAAAGACGTGTTCCACCGGCAATTTAAGGGCGAGGATCCGCACCATATCGAGAAGCTCTGGCACAAGACCTATGGCGCCGGTTTCACGCAGCGCCCGGATGTCTCCGTCATGGGCGTGCTGTCGGGCCTGGAAATGGCCTGCTGGGACATCATCGGCAAGGCCGCCGGCAAGCCTGTCTACGAGTTGCTCGGCGGCAGGGTGCACGAGCGGCTGAGATCCTACACCTATCTCTACCCGGCGGAGGGAGACGTCTATCCGGACCCGTCGAAACCCAATGTCTACAACGACGCCACCATCGCCGCCGAAGCCGCGGCCCTTGCCGTGGCAAAAGGCTTCACGGCGGTGAAGTTCGATCCGGCGGGTGCTTACACGATCTATGACGGCCACCAGCCGAACCTGGAAGACCTGGAGCGTTCTGAGGCCTTCTGCCGCGAGATCCGGGCGGCGGTCGGCGCGAAGGCCGACATGCTCTTCGGCACCCATGGCCAGTTCACCGTTTCCGGGGCCAAGCGCATGGCCCGGCGGCTGGAAGCCTACGACCCGCTCTGGTTCGAGGAACCGATCCCTCCGGAAAGGCCCGAGGACATGGCCGAGGTTGCCCGCTACACCTCAATTCCCGTTGCCACCGGCGAGCGGCTCTGCACCAAATATGAATTCGCCCGCATCCTGGAAACCGGTGCCGCGAGCATCCTGCAGATGAATCTCGGCCGGGTCGGCGGTCTTCTGGAAGGCAAGAAAATCGCCGGCATGGCGGAATGCCACTCGGCGCAGATCGCGCCGCATCTCTATTGCGGGCCTCTGGTGGCGCTCGCCAACATCCAGCTGGCGACGTGCAGCCCGAATTTTCTGGTGCTGGAATCGATCCGGACATTTGACGGCTTCTACGCCGAGCTGCTGACAACTCCGATCCGCTGGGAGGACGGCTATGTCATTCCGTCAAGAGAACCCGGTCTCGGGCATGACCTCAACGAGGACGTTGCCCGGGCGCATCCCTACGAGGGCAACGACCTGCATCTCGGGTTTCAGGAAAGCCCGGCGCCGCCGCTTTGA
- a CDS encoding GntR family transcriptional regulator — MLFSGKTTEDNTIVELLASALRKDIAFGKLLPDQKLKIRELRMRYGGSNHSMRETLRILSSEGLVEATAQRGFRVTSATEDDLRDIQLVRLQIETVALGRAIRLGDVAWEGRVIAAHHALQKAEARVAASPDDLTALEWDKACGGFAAALIEACASPRLIDLQCKFFDQSRRFRLAQMREGKLDWTGRQARQKALLEAVLAKDEKNALALLQAEIEAELKSA, encoded by the coding sequence ATGCTTTTCTCTGGAAAAACGACTGAAGACAACACGATTGTAGAGCTGCTGGCGTCCGCCTTGCGCAAGGACATCGCGTTCGGGAAATTGCTGCCAGATCAGAAACTGAAGATCAGAGAGCTCCGCATGCGCTATGGCGGGTCGAACCATTCCATGCGCGAGACCTTGAGGATCCTGTCTTCCGAGGGCCTTGTCGAGGCGACCGCGCAGCGCGGTTTCCGCGTGACCTCCGCCACCGAGGACGACCTGCGCGACATTCAACTGGTTCGCCTTCAGATCGAGACAGTTGCCCTTGGCCGGGCGATCCGGCTCGGGGACGTCGCCTGGGAGGGGCGCGTGATCGCGGCGCATCACGCCTTGCAGAAAGCGGAGGCGCGGGTCGCGGCGAGCCCGGACGATCTCACGGCGCTCGAATGGGACAAGGCCTGCGGAGGGTTTGCCGCGGCCCTGATCGAAGCTTGCGCAAGCCCGCGGCTGATCGATCTGCAGTGCAAGTTTTTCGACCAGAGCCGGCGGTTCCGGCTCGCGCAGATGCGCGAAGGAAAGCTTGACTGGACCGGGCGGCAAGCACGCCAGAAGGCATTGCTGGAGGCGGTGCTGGCAAAAGACGAAAAGAATGCGCTCGCGCTTCTGCAGGCAGAGATCGAAGCAGAGCTGAAATCGGCTTGA